The following proteins come from a genomic window of Plutella xylostella chromosome 22, ilPluXylo3.1, whole genome shotgun sequence:
- the LOC105380566 gene encoding myrosinase 1, protein MHTVALLSLLLGCCLASPWKEEPVKKFPEDFLFGAGSAAYQVEGAWDEDGKGESIWDDFMHNKPWLMIAQDGSSGDVASDSYHNLERDIQIIRELGLDSYRFSISWPRLLPSGFPDQVNEAAIQYYNNLINELLKYNIEPIVTIYHWDLPKSLQDLGGWTNPNIAQWYEDYARIVFDNFSDRVKLWLTINEPNEICYLGYGHVLEAPALNASGIADYLCAKNLVIAHARAYRLYKSQYKPLHGGRVGIVFSANWHVPLNPESEADKLADTLHFQAKFGIYANPIFGYGGFPKEYSERVAEKSAAQGFPRSRLPEFSEEEKQFVLGSYDFMGVNHYTGQLVTAENVPEYAVPSLLDDTGADLITLEEWKQSTSPWIKWMPNSLYNQLLELGSLYPGVDFYITENGWSGSTGLVDDDRVDYLRSCLQQCLDAVAEGVRLKGYYTWSLMDSFEWAFGYDARFGLYEIDFEDPKRPHTPRKSALIYKHIIKTRTIDYDYAPDSLVMTIDEGH, encoded by the exons ATGCACACGGTAGCGTTATTGAG TCTGCTCTTAGGGTGCTGTTTAGCATCACCATGGAAGGAAGAGCCCGTGAAGAAGTTTCCCGAAGACTTCCTCTTCGGAGCTGGCTCAGCGGCTTACCAGGTCGAGGGAGCCTGGGATGAAGACG GTAAAGGCGAGAGCATCTGGGATGACTTCATGCACAACAAGCCGTGGCTGATGATAGCCCAGGACGGCAGCTCCGGCGACGTCGCCTCAGACTCGTACCACAATCTGGAACGAGACATCCAAATCATCCGGGAGCTTGGACTGGACAGCTATAGATTCTCGATCTCCTGGCCTCGTCTGCTACCGTCCGGCTTCCCAGATCAGGTCAATGAAGCCGCCATTCAATACTACAATAACCTGATCAATGAGCTGCTAAAGTACAATATAGAACCAATCGTCACGATATACCACTGGGACCTGCCAAAATCTCTTCAAGACCTCGGCGGCTGGACGAACCCTAACATCGCGCAATGGTACGAAGACTACGCACGGATTGTGTTCGATAACTTCAGCGATCGTGTCAAACTATGGCTGACGATAAACGAACCGAATGAAATCTGTTACCTGGGATATGGTCATGTGCTGGAAGCGCCGGCTTTGAACGCGTCTGGTATCGCAGATTACCTTTGCGCTAAGAATCTGGTAATAGCCCACGCTAGAGCGTACCGCCTCTACAAAAGCCAGTACAAGCCGCTGCACGGCGGCCGCGTCGGGATCGTGTTCAGCGCCAACTGGCATGTGCCCTTAAATCCTGAGTCTGAGGCTGACAAGCTTGCTGATACACTCCATTTTCAGGCCAAG TTTGGCATATACGCGAACCCAATCTTCGGGTACGGTGGTTTCCCAAAAGAGTACTCCGAACGTGTGGCTGAGAAGAGCGCTGCGCAGGGGTTCCCTCGGTCGCGCCTTCCAGAATTTTCCGAAGAAGAGAAGCAGTTTGTCCTTGGCTCGTATGACTTCATGGGAGTCAACCACTACACGGGACAGCTGGTGACGGCGGAGAATGTTCCAGAATACGCGGTGCCCTCGCTGCTGGATGATACTGGAGCTGATTTGATTACGCTTGAGGAGTGGAAGCAGTCCACTTCACCTTGGATTAAG TGGATGCCAAACAGTTTGTACAACCAGCTGCTTGAGCTCGGCAGTCTCTACCCCGGCGTAGACTTCTACATCACGGAGAACGGCTGGTCGGGGTCAACTGGGCTGGTCGATGATGACCGGGTGGACTACCTCAGGTCGTGTCTGCAGCAGTGTCTGGACGCCGTGGCCGAGGGGGTGCGGCTGAAGGGGTACTACACTTGGAGCCTCATGGACAGTTTTGAATGGGCTTTTGGTTACGA CGCCCGCTTCGGTCTCTACGAAATCGACTTTGAGGACCCGAAGAGACCTCACACACCGAGGAAATCTGCGCTCATCTACAAACACATCATCAAAACAAGAACCATCGATTATGACTACGCACCAGACAGCCTGGTAATGACTATAGATGAGGGtca ttaa